One Nitrospina watsonii DNA segment encodes these proteins:
- the ftsX gene encoding permease-like cell division protein FtsX, whose protein sequence is MSFLIRSFRAAISNIKSNKQTCLASVGSITVALSIFSLFIFIYVNLNSLLTSWSNQVQLIVYLEDRVSADQKAKLETFIEASPEVKGVEYVSRDQAWKTFKDMFSDHAEFLGQMDMNPLPASYNIQFQPLDHQFQAIKMFAERVRLKAGVESVEYGEKWIGRFETFMIFMKVFLIALGTLLSLGALLIISNTIKLSVFSRKEEIELMLLIGATPRFIKFPYLMEGVMHGILGAVLSLALVKGLQVFLTLNFQGSLAAITRGMEFHFLTLEFIGSIFLCSTVLGWVGSYISVNQFLKMFGSK, encoded by the coding sequence GTGAGCTTCCTGATCCGAAGTTTCAGAGCGGCGATTTCCAACATCAAATCCAACAAGCAAACCTGCCTGGCCTCGGTGGGCTCGATCACCGTTGCCCTCTCCATTTTCAGCCTGTTCATCTTCATCTACGTCAATCTCAATTCCCTGCTGACATCGTGGAGCAACCAGGTCCAGTTGATCGTCTATCTGGAAGACCGTGTCAGCGCCGATCAGAAAGCCAAACTGGAAACATTCATCGAGGCCAGCCCGGAAGTTAAGGGGGTTGAGTATGTCTCCCGCGATCAGGCTTGGAAAACATTCAAGGACATGTTTTCCGATCACGCGGAGTTTCTCGGGCAGATGGACATGAACCCGCTTCCGGCGTCCTACAACATCCAGTTTCAGCCCTTGGACCACCAGTTTCAGGCCATCAAGATGTTTGCGGAACGAGTGCGGCTCAAGGCGGGAGTGGAGTCGGTGGAATACGGCGAAAAATGGATCGGACGTTTCGAAACGTTCATGATTTTCATGAAGGTGTTTCTGATTGCGCTGGGCACCCTGCTCAGCCTGGGAGCGCTGCTCATCATTTCCAATACCATCAAGCTGTCGGTGTTTTCGCGCAAGGAAGAAATCGAGTTGATGCTCCTCATCGGCGCCACGCCACGCTTCATCAAGTTTCCGTATCTCATGGAGGGCGTGATGCACGGTATTCTGGGGGCTGTCCTGTCTCTGGCTCTGGTCAAGGGACTTCAGGTCTTTCTGACACTCAATTTCCAGGGGTCGCTGGCCGCCATCACCCGGGGCATGGAGTTTCATTTTCTGACGCTGGAGTTCATCGGCAGTATTTTTTTGTGCAGCACCGTTCTTGGATGGGTGGGCAGTTACATTTCCGTCAACCAGTTCCTGAAAATGTTTGGTAGCAAATGA
- the ftsE gene encoding cell division ATP-binding protein FtsE, with protein MIQLYNVYKTYEGNTPALFDISMVIKKGAFVFLSGPSGAGKSTLLKILFRWERHDQGQVLVNGMNIGKFKESMLYLLRRNIGVVFQDYKLLAGKTIFENVAFALEITSNTPRRAIRSRAWEALKNVGLSHRKDAYPLQLSGGEQQRVAIARALVNEPKILLADEPTGNLDPDISREILKLFEQANRAGTTVVFATHNQDMLDSGNHSVITLNRGRIADARVLT; from the coding sequence ATGATTCAACTGTACAACGTATATAAAACCTACGAGGGAAACACTCCCGCCCTGTTCGATATTTCCATGGTCATCAAGAAGGGGGCGTTCGTGTTTCTGAGCGGACCCAGCGGCGCGGGCAAATCCACGTTGCTCAAAATCCTGTTCCGCTGGGAGCGGCACGATCAGGGGCAGGTGCTGGTCAACGGCATGAACATCGGCAAGTTCAAGGAGAGCATGCTGTACCTGTTGCGGCGCAACATCGGCGTGGTGTTTCAGGACTACAAGCTGCTCGCCGGGAAAACCATTTTTGAGAATGTGGCGTTTGCGCTGGAAATCACCAGCAACACGCCGCGCCGGGCCATCCGCTCCAGAGCATGGGAAGCGTTGAAGAACGTCGGCCTGTCGCACCGCAAGGACGCGTATCCCCTGCAATTGTCCGGCGGCGAGCAGCAGCGGGTGGCCATCGCCCGGGCGCTGGTCAACGAACCGAAGATCCTGCTGGCGGATGAGCCGACGGGAAATCTCGACCCCGACATTTCGCGGGAGATCCTCAAGCTGTTCGAGCAGGCCAACCGCGCCGGGACGACCGTGGTGTTCGCCACGCACAATCAGGATATGTTGGACAGCGGCAATCACTCGGTCATCACCTTGAACCGGGGACGCATTGCGGACGCACGGGTGTTGACGTGA
- a CDS encoding murein hydrolase activator EnvC family protein — protein MTGSQSHSVWATLAFLLVAVGWSAPALSKDKPGSQVENLLEQEKSELDQLRRKIEQQNQELSQIGQEETRILKTLRHLEDRMKLRERELKIYQYNIQVNERQVRQARDAIQEHQEKLDRYKLVLKDRLRQIYKNGDMYLVKILFSSDTFNQLLTRLKYMENVMAYDATIFQDYMEQMEKLEYETVRLEKSQKSLLQLQEEALKKKQELEGEAGNKSQFLKKIKTKKNFALQSRRELVKASEGLNDLIGRLQEKLILKQGLSLADMKGRLQYPVQGKRLNRFGKKWDERFDTYIVYNGINLKVKTGTPVRAIFYGKVLYTGFLEGYGNLVILGHGNNYHSLYGHLDAIQIKKGQVVEEGKVIGLSGNSGSLVGDALYFELRHKGKPIKPSPWFRVAGK, from the coding sequence ATGACCGGTTCGCAATCACATTCCGTCTGGGCAACGCTGGCGTTCCTTCTTGTGGCAGTGGGATGGAGCGCGCCGGCCTTATCCAAGGACAAGCCTGGCAGCCAGGTTGAAAATCTGCTGGAACAGGAAAAAAGCGAGCTCGATCAACTCCGCCGGAAAATCGAACAGCAAAACCAGGAACTCTCCCAGATCGGCCAGGAAGAAACGCGCATACTCAAAACCCTGCGCCATCTGGAAGACCGGATGAAATTACGTGAGCGGGAATTGAAAATTTATCAGTACAACATCCAGGTCAACGAGCGGCAGGTCCGGCAGGCCAGGGATGCGATTCAGGAACATCAGGAAAAGCTCGATCGATACAAACTGGTTTTGAAAGACCGCCTGCGCCAGATTTACAAGAATGGCGACATGTACCTGGTCAAAATTTTATTTTCGTCCGATACCTTCAATCAACTCCTCACCCGTCTCAAGTACATGGAGAATGTCATGGCCTACGACGCCACCATTTTTCAGGATTATATGGAGCAGATGGAAAAGCTGGAGTATGAGACCGTCCGGCTTGAAAAAAGTCAGAAATCGCTGTTGCAGTTGCAAGAGGAAGCGTTGAAGAAAAAACAGGAATTGGAAGGGGAGGCCGGCAACAAATCCCAATTTCTGAAAAAAATCAAAACCAAAAAGAATTTCGCCCTGCAATCCCGGCGGGAACTGGTCAAGGCGTCGGAAGGTTTGAATGACCTGATCGGGCGCTTGCAGGAAAAACTGATTCTCAAACAGGGCCTCAGCCTGGCCGACATGAAAGGCCGCCTCCAATACCCGGTCCAGGGAAAACGGCTGAACCGTTTCGGCAAAAAGTGGGACGAGCGGTTCGACACTTACATCGTGTACAACGGCATCAATCTGAAGGTGAAAACGGGCACTCCGGTGCGCGCCATTTTTTACGGAAAAGTTTTGTACACCGGATTTCTGGAAGGTTATGGCAATCTCGTCATTCTGGGCCACGGCAACAATTACCACTCCCTGTATGGGCACCTCGATGCGATTCAGATTAAAAAAGGGCAGGTCGTGGAGGAGGGCAAAGTGATTGGCCTGTCGGGCAATTCCGGTTCGCTGGTGGGCGACGCCCTGTATTTTGAATTGCGGCACAAAGGCAAGCCCATCAAGCCGTCTCCCTGGTTCCGGGTGGCCGGGAAATGA